The DNA sequence ttttgttacaCAAATTTATGTAGGTAAAGACATCATTTTTTCCTAATGAAACAAATACCTGAAGTAGCATGTCAATACATTCTCCTGCCAGTAAAATCTGAACAAGCTACCCTAAGTAGTGTGACTGTACTCTGTAGTAAAGATTTTAAAAAATTGATTAATCTATTTTCCATTGTAACTTTATAATTTGGGTTCTAAACCTAAGTTTCCATTTACTAATGTTATTACCTCTGTTGAAGGTTGCTCAAGAATTTATTGGCTCCATACAAGACAAGAAGCCTGAAAAGCTAAAAATTATTGTTTCTTCTCACAACTATCAAGAAACTCCATCTGTTGAGGCTCTTGGCAATCTTGTTGCAAAAATACAAGCCACTGGAGCTGATATAGTGAAGATTGCAACCTTTGCCTTGGATATCACTGATGTCGCTCGCATTTTTCAAATAACCGTGCATTCTCAAGTAAGCAATGTAGGTGGTATGCTATTTATTGCAGTATTTCAGCTTGGTGCAGAGTTTGTTTCCTTTTTGAATTGAACTTGAGATCACTGTTCTTGTAGGTAACCTTATATACCAGTATGttgatggatcaaaatcaatGTGCAGATATATATGGTTTACTTAGGTGTGCATTTTATATGCTTTATGTTAGTAATAGTGTTCTGTAAATATGAGTTGAGACTCAACACAAAGGAAGATTACTATTTTGTGACTGGAGGCTAGTGGTTAAAAAATGAACACAACCTTCCCAATACCTCACACTAATAAGCCTTGTATACCCTGCCCAATTCAATAGTCTGCAAACCGTAGAGACTAATGGTCTATAATGGATCATGTTTCCTTCTCATTTAGATGGTACATTAGATGATATGTAAGACCTTCTACTAAAATAAATGATTTATGGTAGTACTAATACTCTGCAAATATGAGCTTGGCTTGGCTCTGTTGTACTGTGAACTGTAGGCGGGTGGGTTTGTAATGGGAGACAAACCTTCCCTCAAGGGGGGATAAGGCCATCTACATAATCCTTCTACCGACCCGCTATAAATAGCATACCACCTCAGATAGTAGGCCACCTCAGATAGTACCTGTAATATTAATTGATCACAGCAGTAGTTTGAATGTTTCCATGTTGAGTAGTGCTATTCTTATTTCTCTGTACTACCAGTGGTAAAGAATGGACAACATTTTGCTGTTATTTAAGATGATTACTATAAGTAAAATGTACTCGTCAAATAAATGGGGTTCATCTGGGGGGAGTGTAGGCAGATTGCTTCTCTGGTTTAAAAACTGATTTTCTCAGGAAGATCAAGAGTGAGTTGTAGATAGACATGTCAGTTTGATAGAGAGAATAACAAGAGGATGAAAAAATGGGTCAAATTACTCTCTCTTCCTTTGTATGCGTGCGTAAATGCGCCTGCAGGGAAGGTCTTCTCTTTGAGTCATTGCATTTTCACACGTTTTAATTCTTAAGATGAGAACAAAACTAACTTTTCCATGGAATTTCAGGTCCCAATAATTGGACTTGTAATGGGTGAAAGGGGTTTGATTTCACGGATACTCTGCGCCAAATTTGGTGGTTATCTTACCTTTGGCACAATTGATTCAGGAGCAGTTTCAGCTCCTGGTCAACCTACTATCAAGGATATCTTGCATCTATATAATGTCAGACAGATAGGGCCTGACACAAAAGTGTTCGGTATTATTGGAAAGCCCGTCAGCCACAGCAAATCGCCTATTTTGCATAATGAAGGATTCAAGTCAGTGGGTTTCAATGGAGTTTATGTACATTTGTTGGTGGATGACATTGCCAAATTTCTCAAGACATACTCATCTGCGGATTTTGCTGGTTTCAGGTTCATAGTCATTAGAGTTGATTATAAATAGTAGGTATACAGTTAATTCTCTTATTAAATGAAGATCAGAGCTTATTGTCTTTATTTCTGACAGTGTTACAATTCCTCACAAGGAAGCTGCACTTAAGTGCTGTGACGAGGTTGATCCAGTTGCAAAGGTAGTGAATGAATCACTCTCTAATATTACTAGCGTTGACATTTTTGTTGCATTAGTTGGCTGACTTTTGATTCATACTCGTACATATGATTCATTTTTCTTACTGATACTTGCTCATAATTGTTCTATCTGGATCATGATATTCAGTCAATAGGAGCTATTAATTGCATTATAAGGAGACCGACTGATGGAAAGTTATATGGATTAAATACGGACTACGTCGGGGCTATCTCTGCCATAGAGGATGGACTGCGAGGTTTGCATCTTGTTGTActagctaattttttttttcctctctctattTATTCTAGGAAAATTTTTCTTTAGGGTGTCTGAGTTTCTGCTTACCTTCCTTTACAGGTTCACTCAACAGTTCCCTTGTAACTGGTTCCCCTTTAGCTGGTAGGCTATTTGTTGTCATAGGTGCCGGAGGTGCTGGCAAGGCCCTTGCTTATGGCGCAAAACAGAAGGGAGCAAGGATTGTGATTGCCAACCGCACCTATGGTTAGTTCCaccttttgattttgatttttttcctGTAAGCTTATgaactttgtttttgtttttctgatcTTTCATACTATATTAATTAACAATGGTCAATCTGTGTTTTTTAGTTCAtttctctccctttctctttggGGTCATTTTTACTATCCATGCTCATTTTTATAGAAGATGAAGGTTACCTTTGAATTATTTCAAAGAATTGTAAGATTTTGTTGTTTGAAATAGGTTCTGTGTTCTTCTTCATACTGATAAACACCTTTACGCAGTCACATGTCAATTGTCTAACTGGACTGTATGGGATAGTCAGCTAATCAAGATAATATAGCtttcaataaaaaataatgTGTGATAGAGATATGTCTCTGAAATATGGAGAGGCGAAAGAACTGCACGAAACATAAACTTCGCCCAAGCCTTAGTATCCTTAAATATTCTATCTGTTTTGGTTTGCCTACTTGACCCATATAATTGCCATTACTAGACAAACCCATAGTGTTTACCC is a window from the Rosa chinensis cultivar Old Blush chromosome 2, RchiOBHm-V2, whole genome shotgun sequence genome containing:
- the LOC112186992 gene encoding bifunctional 3-dehydroquinate dehydratase/shikimate dehydrogenase, chloroplastic isoform X2; its protein translation is MDSPNLAVASAQVGGGGMRKSSTLICAPIVAESVAMMVVEIGRAKAAGADLVEIRLDHLKVFNCNQDVKTLIDQSALPTLFTYRPKWEGGQYDGDEKSRLDALRLAMELGADYIDVELQVAQEFIGSIQDKKPEKLKIIVSSHNYQETPSVEALGNLVAKIQATGADIVKIATFALDITDVARIFQITVHSQVPIIGLVMGERGLISRILCAKFGGYLTFGTIDSGAVSAPGQPTIKDILHLYNVRQIGPDTKVFGIIGKPVSHSKSPILHNEGFKSVGFNGVYVHLLVDDIAKFLKTYSSADFAGFSVTIPHKEAALKCCDEVDPVAKSIGAINCIIRRPTDGKLYGLNTDYVGAISAIEDGLRGSLNSSLVTGSPLAGRLFVVIGAGGAGKALAYGAKQKGARIVIANRTYDRAREIADTIGGQALSISDLDKFHPEDGMILANTTSIGMQPKVNETPISKHALKSYALVFDAVYTPKITRLLKEAEESGAIVVSGSEMFIGQAYEQFERFTGLPAPKELFRKVVESTS
- the LOC112186992 gene encoding bifunctional 3-dehydroquinate dehydratase/shikimate dehydrogenase, chloroplastic isoform X1, with the protein product MDSPNLAVASAQVGGGGMRKSSTLICAPIVAESVAMMVVEIGRAKAAGADLVEIRLDHLKVFNCNQDVKTLIDQSALPTLFTYRPKWEGGQYDGDEKSRLDALRLAMELGADYIDVELQVAQEFIGSIQDKKPEKLKIIVSSHNYQETPSVEALGNLVAKIQATGADIVKIATFALDITDVARIFQITVHSQVSNVPIIGLVMGERGLISRILCAKFGGYLTFGTIDSGAVSAPGQPTIKDILHLYNVRQIGPDTKVFGIIGKPVSHSKSPILHNEGFKSVGFNGVYVHLLVDDIAKFLKTYSSADFAGFSVTIPHKEAALKCCDEVDPVAKSIGAINCIIRRPTDGKLYGLNTDYVGAISAIEDGLRGSLNSSLVTGSPLAGRLFVVIGAGGAGKALAYGAKQKGARIVIANRTYDRAREIADTIGGQALSISDLDKFHPEDGMILANTTSIGMQPKVNETPISKHALKSYALVFDAVYTPKITRLLKEAEESGAIVVSGSEMFIGQAYEQFERFTGLPAPKELFRKVVESTS